AAATCAATGATCAAGAAGTTTGCTACTTAGTTCATTCAACAAAAGAAACTAAAAAAATAATTGAAGAAAACTTACAACATTCAGCAATGTATTCAGGAGAAGTTAGGGGCGCTGGTCCAAGATATTGTCCAAGTTTTGAAGACAAAATTGTCAGATTTGCAGATAAAGATAAACACCAAATTTTTTTAGAACCAGAATCTAAAGAGTTGGATACTTTTTATGTACAAGGTTTTTCAACCTCAATGCCAATTGAGATTCAAGATAAAATGCTAAAAAGTTTACCAGGATTTGAAAATGTTGTCGTTGATAAATGGGCCTATGCCATTGAATATGATTGCTTAGATCCGATGCAATTAAATTTAAGTTTGGAATTAAAGCAAATAAAAAATTTATTTACTGCAGGTCAAATTAATGGAACAAGTGGATATGAAGAAGCAGCCGGACAAGGTTTAATTGCTGGTATTAACGCTGTGAGAAAAATAAACAACGAAGAGCCGTTAATTTTACGCAGGGATGAAGCTTACATTGGTGTCATGATTGATGACCTAATTAATAAGGGAACAATTGAACCCTACCGACTTTTAACTAGTCGAGCTGAAAGAAGAATGCTTTTAAGAAATGATAACGCCGAGCAGAGATTGAAAGAATATGGCTACAAAGTTGGGCTAGTTTCTCAAAAAGATTGAGACTCATTTTTAGGTAATGAAAAAGAAAAAGCAATAGCAGTCGAGGAGCTCAAAACTAACCGCTTTGGTCCGAAAACCGATTTAGCCATCGAGTTGTCCCGAACTAATCAAGCACACCTGGTGAATGGTTTGAGTGGTTATGAAATTTTAAAGCAACCTGGAGTAAATATCCAAACTTTGGTAAAATATATAAGTGAATTAAGTAAACTTTCTTTAAATTCGTTGCAAAGTATTGTTATTGAATGTAGATTTGAAGGCTATGTTACTAAAGAAAAACAAACTGTTGAAAGACTGAAAAAGTTAGAAAGCAAACAAATACCATTAGACATTAACTACGACTTGGTTGAAAATCTCGCAATCGAAGCGAAGCAAAAATTAAAAAAAATTAGACCACTATCTATTGGTCAAGCTAGTCGAATCTCGGGAGTAAATCCCGCTGACATTCAGATGCTGTTATTCTATCTAAAAAAACATTATAATAAATAAAGGGAAATGAGGTAATCATGTCAAATCTTAGCAAAAAACAAAAAG
This Spiroplasma endosymbiont of Panorpa germanica DNA region includes the following protein-coding sequences:
- the mnmG gene encoding tRNA uridine-5-carboxymethylaminomethyl(34) synthesis enzyme MnmG, with the protein product MKGNIFDIIVIGAGHAGVEAALSSARLGKKVGLFNIYEDKIAAMPCNPSIGGPAKGIVVREIDALGGEMGKAADKTALQIKLLNSSRGPGVWALRAQSDKIEYSKYMQKIVKLQANLELITKIVADFIIKDKQIIGVKTEDGEDFFAQAVILTTGTYLKSQILRGKENYQAGPNDEQTTSGISRALKKNGVELMRFKTGTPPRVKKSSIDLSKLMIEPGTDLPLSFSSSTKNYLKINDQEVCYLVHSTKETKKIIEENLQHSAMYSGEVRGAGPRYCPSFEDKIVRFADKDKHQIFLEPESKELDTFYVQGFSTSMPIEIQDKMLKSLPGFENVVVDKWAYAIEYDCLDPMQLNLSLELKQIKNLFTAGQINGTSGYEEAAGQGLIAGINAVRKINNEEPLILRRDEAYIGVMIDDLINKGTIEPYRLLTSRAERRMLLRNDNAEQRLKEYGYKVGLVSQKDWDSFLGNEKEKAIAVEELKTNRFGPKTDLAIELSRTNQAHLVNGLSGYEILKQPGVNIQTLVKYISELSKLSLNSLQSIVIECRFEGYVTKEKQTVERLKKLESKQIPLDINYDLVENLAIEAKQKLKKIRPLSIGQASRISGVNPADIQMLLFYLKKHYNK